The proteins below come from a single Rhizobium rhizoryzae genomic window:
- the fabG gene encoding 3-oxoacyl-ACP reductase FabG codes for MAYKASRLAHHSAIVTGASSGIGLAIAEALAAAGCAVAVNYHSHAEAAQELVDRIIDQGGRAIAIQADVSKEEDVIRLFDEATTAFGRIDVLMSNSGIQKDAAIADMSLGDWNTVIDINLTGQFLCAREAVRRFRAQTVSKRPARSAGVIITMSSVHECIPWAGHINYAAAKGGVHMFTRTLAQEVAADGIRVNAIAPGAIKTPINKDAWESEEELTKLLRLIPYGRIGEPEDVAKAAVWLASDEADYITGTTLYIDGGMSLYPEFRNNG; via the coding sequence ATGGCTTACAAAGCGTCTCGTCTTGCCCATCATAGTGCAATTGTCACAGGCGCGAGCTCAGGAATTGGCCTGGCCATTGCCGAAGCCTTGGCGGCGGCTGGTTGCGCGGTCGCGGTCAACTATCATTCTCACGCCGAAGCCGCACAAGAGCTGGTCGATCGCATCATCGACCAGGGAGGGCGTGCGATTGCGATCCAGGCTGATGTGTCAAAGGAGGAGGACGTCATTCGCCTTTTCGATGAAGCAACAACAGCGTTCGGGCGCATTGATGTGCTTATGTCTAACTCGGGTATTCAGAAGGATGCCGCGATTGCCGACATGTCGCTTGGCGACTGGAACACCGTCATCGACATCAACCTGACCGGACAGTTCCTATGCGCGCGGGAAGCTGTGCGACGCTTCCGTGCCCAGACGGTGAGCAAACGTCCAGCCCGCAGTGCCGGCGTCATCATTACAATGAGTTCAGTGCATGAATGCATCCCGTGGGCCGGGCATATAAACTACGCAGCTGCCAAAGGTGGCGTTCACATGTTCACACGTACACTCGCCCAAGAGGTTGCGGCTGATGGAATCAGGGTCAATGCGATCGCACCTGGTGCCATCAAGACGCCGATCAACAAGGACGCCTGGGAGAGCGAAGAGGAACTGACTAAGCTGCTCAGACTCATCCCCTATGGCCGGATTGGCGAGCCAGAGGACGTGGCAAAGGCTGCTGTATGGCTGGCGTCTGACGAGGCCGACTATATCACCGGTACTACCCTCTACATTGATGGCGGCATGTCGCTCTACCCGGAGTTTCGCAACAATGGCTGA
- a CDS encoding cupin domain-containing protein: MKTILYASAALAALLATASAHDVTKPGLTYDTKDAKVTLVYEHPLLDHPGKSVKGVLVEYGPGGYSSAHPHAESALIYATVLEGAIQSAVNGGETKTFTAGQNFTELPGDDHDVSANASNTAPAKLLAVFVVDTDDTVLTTPRKP; the protein is encoded by the coding sequence ATGAAGACCATTCTCTATGCGTCTGCGGCACTCGCGGCGCTCCTTGCGACCGCGTCCGCCCATGACGTGACAAAGCCCGGACTCACATACGACACGAAGGATGCGAAGGTGACACTCGTCTACGAGCATCCCCTGCTCGACCACCCCGGCAAGAGCGTCAAGGGCGTCCTTGTCGAGTATGGACCCGGCGGCTACAGCTCTGCCCACCCGCATGCGGAGTCCGCGCTCATCTACGCCACGGTCCTAGAAGGCGCGATCCAGAGCGCCGTGAACGGTGGCGAGACAAAGACCTTTACCGCCGGTCAGAATTTCACCGAGCTGCCCGGAGACGACCACGACGTCAGCGCCAATGCCAGCAACACCGCACCGGCGAAGCTGCTCGCCGTCTTCGTCGTCGATACCGACGACACAGTCCTGACGACGCCGCGCAAGCCGTAG
- a CDS encoding nuclear transport factor 2 family protein, which yields MTVKLPKAIETYFKADRTGSPDAVAAAFTENGFVKDKGKTHRGRDAIRAWIADETQQYIYTVEPFLITTENGKTQVTAHAAGEFPGSPIDLRFFFVLASDKVAELEISV from the coding sequence ATGACAGTCAAATTACCCAAGGCCATCGAGACTTACTTCAAGGCAGACCGGACAGGTAGCCCGGATGCGGTTGCTGCCGCATTCACCGAGAACGGCTTCGTGAAAGACAAGGGCAAGACCCACCGGGGCCGCGATGCAATCCGCGCGTGGATAGCTGATGAGACACAGCAGTATATCTACACCGTTGAGCCCTTCTTGATCACCACCGAGAACGGAAAGACCCAGGTAACAGCGCACGCGGCTGGGGAATTTCCAGGTAGCCCCATCGATCTGCGGTTCTTCTTTGTCCTTGCCAGCGACAAGGTCGCTGAACTGGAGATTAGCGTATGA
- a CDS encoding LysR family transcriptional regulator, with product MTRSVLADLDAVLSIARLGSFRAAALDLGISTTALSNSIAKLEQRLGIRLFNRTTRSVSLTDAGKTFVERVGPAMTDIHDAMLAAQSFQEIPRGTLRINAFATAAREVMEPLILAFLQRHPEVHIDLVTEGRIVDIVAAGFDLGLRPAELVPADMIAVPLGLRRSNAVVASPEFLRTHGRPVVPTDLYRFRCIRARLPNNALFRWKFEKDGNTVQIDVQGSITLDESSLVRIAAQNGVGLGYVMEADVREDIVAGRLVRVLDDWTPTLAPLALYYPGRKNPPAAFTAFIQAAREFANR from the coding sequence ATGACCCGGTCTGTTCTTGCTGACCTTGATGCCGTTCTCAGCATTGCTCGCCTTGGCTCCTTTAGAGCGGCCGCCCTCGACCTCGGGATATCGACAACAGCGTTGAGCAATTCCATCGCAAAACTCGAACAGCGCCTCGGCATCCGCCTGTTCAACCGGACAACGCGAAGCGTTTCGCTGACCGATGCGGGAAAGACCTTCGTTGAACGGGTTGGCCCAGCGATGACTGACATCCACGATGCTATGCTCGCCGCTCAGTCATTTCAGGAAATTCCGAGAGGCACGCTACGCATCAACGCGTTTGCGACGGCAGCACGGGAAGTGATGGAGCCGCTCATCCTTGCGTTTTTGCAGCGCCATCCTGAAGTGCATATTGACCTGGTCACCGAAGGACGGATTGTCGATATCGTCGCAGCCGGCTTCGACCTTGGTCTCAGGCCCGCAGAGCTGGTTCCCGCCGATATGATCGCCGTGCCATTGGGCCTAAGGCGCAGCAACGCCGTGGTTGCATCCCCGGAATTCCTGAGAACGCATGGAAGGCCGGTCGTTCCGACCGACCTGTACCGGTTCCGCTGCATCCGCGCCCGCCTTCCCAACAACGCTTTGTTCCGATGGAAATTCGAAAAAGACGGGAACACCGTCCAGATCGACGTGCAAGGCTCGATCACCCTGGACGAGTCCAGTCTGGTGAGGATCGCCGCGCAAAATGGTGTCGGGCTCGGGTACGTTATGGAGGCAGACGTCCGCGAAGACATTGTAGCCGGGCGCCTGGTGCGCGTTCTCGATGACTGGACGCCGACGCTGGCACCTCTGGCGCTGTACTATCCCGGGAGGAAAAACCCGCCAGCGGCATTTACCGCTTTCATTCAGGCCGCCAGGGAGTTTGCAAACCGATAA
- a CDS encoding IS110 family RNA-guided transposase: MDRNQPRDCTVFGVDIGKNVFHVVGLDGSGAIVQRVKFRRETLLQFFERAARTLVGMEACPGSQWLARKLQTMGHEVRIIPAQFVKPYVKSNKNDTIDAAAIAEAATRPTMRFVGIKQPDQVDLQMMHRVRSRLVSARTNLICQMRAYCLEHGVAMRQGAGVFKLDICRVIEDLDNDLTPMARSVLRDLHDDLRRLEARIRQVSDDIEKIADSDERARRLMTIPGIGPLGATAILSAVGNPSRFAKARDVAAWLGLVPRQYSTGGKQTLLGISKRGNNYIRRLLIHGARSCLMHLNRDKDRLGHWIDELRLRMHVNKVTVALAAKLARIVWVILTKPGATYMRQPAA, translated from the coding sequence ATGGATCGCAATCAACCGCGTGACTGCACTGTTTTTGGAGTAGATATTGGGAAGAACGTGTTCCACGTCGTCGGCCTGGATGGTTCAGGTGCGATTGTTCAGCGAGTTAAGTTCCGACGAGAGACATTGCTGCAATTCTTCGAGCGTGCGGCGCGTACGCTCGTGGGAATGGAAGCCTGTCCCGGGTCTCAGTGGCTGGCGCGCAAGCTGCAGACAATGGGACACGAAGTCCGGATTATTCCCGCGCAGTTTGTGAAGCCTTATGTGAAGTCGAACAAGAACGACACCATTGATGCCGCAGCTATCGCCGAAGCAGCAACGAGGCCGACAATGCGGTTTGTGGGTATTAAACAGCCGGACCAAGTTGATTTGCAGATGATGCACCGCGTTCGGAGTCGGTTGGTGTCAGCCCGGACAAACCTCATCTGTCAGATGCGTGCCTACTGCCTTGAGCATGGTGTCGCGATGCGACAAGGGGCTGGCGTATTCAAACTCGATATTTGCCGAGTTATTGAAGATCTGGACAATGATCTGACGCCAATGGCCCGTTCTGTTCTTCGCGATCTACATGACGATCTCCGCAGGCTGGAGGCACGTATCCGGCAAGTATCGGACGACATTGAGAAGATTGCAGACAGCGACGAGCGCGCGAGGCGCCTCATGACAATTCCAGGCATCGGCCCACTTGGAGCTACAGCTATTCTGTCAGCCGTCGGCAATCCCTCACGGTTTGCCAAGGCGCGAGACGTTGCAGCCTGGTTAGGCCTGGTCCCTCGTCAGTACTCGACCGGCGGAAAGCAAACGCTCCTCGGCATCAGCAAGCGGGGCAACAATTATATTCGACGATTGCTCATCCATGGTGCCCGCTCCTGTTTGATGCACCTCAACCGAGACAAGGATCGGCTTGGCCATTGGATCGATGAATTGCGACTCAGAATGCACGTGAACAAGGTGACCGTGGCTTTGGCTGCTAAGCTGGCGCGTATCGTTTGGGTGATACTCACGAAGCCCGGCGCCACTTACATGCGCCAGCCAGCTGCATAG
- a CDS encoding Rossmann-fold NAD(P)-binding domain-containing protein, with protein sequence MKPTAFMQNFFWFKDPIAKGLLPQIAGKGSVSWVDTCDVARVAAKVLTEEGHNEATYFLAGPETLDMRLRHAFRM encoded by the coding sequence TTGAAACCCACCGCGTTCATGCAGAACTTCTTCTGGTTCAAAGATCCGATTGCAAAGGGTCTCCTGCCGCAAATCGCCGGCAAGGGATCGGTTTCGTGGGTGGACACATGCGACGTTGCACGCGTTGCGGCCAAGGTTCTGACCGAAGAAGGTCACAACGAAGCGACCTATTTCCTGGCCGGTCCGGAGACCTTGGACATGAGGCTGCGTCACGCCTTTCGAATGTGA
- a CDS encoding glycoside hydrolase family 15 protein: protein MAEPLRTIGDHGIIGDLETVALVARDGTIDYLCWPALDSPTIFADLLDNGKGGAFEIKPQLDNPRHLQLYVPDTNVLITRFMAESGSAEVADFMPQPEARMRAGRCERGLIRRLTVTSGEVTFTVRCAPRFDYARHSPEVAATEGGVCFKGEELSLSLFASIPLDSHAAEATARFTLSKGESAWFVLGDSTMPPPDDALVSSLIEETIKAWRSWHDKSTYNGRWREHVLRSALALKLLTSARHGSIAAAATFSLPEALGSERNWDYRATWIRDASFTVYAFMRLGFVEEAEHFNQWVSARVAKCDRSSPLRIMYALDGSAMADESELPHLAGYAESRPLRIGNTAHAQTQLDIFGELLDSVYLSNKYGSAISHDGWEHVRTIVDHVIDHWQEPDAGIWEIRSKPRHFLHSRLMCWVALDRAIRLANKRSLGSPLLAWTETRDAIASDIWDNFRHPENGYFVQERGGTELDAALLMMPLVRFVSSSDPVWLKTLDAIGEQLCDDGLVYRYRGADGLEGEEGAFTTCTFWYVECLARAGRLQEAQMNLAKGLAYANHLSLFAEEVDVRGLPLGNFPQALSHLAFISAAYFLDRRLDPAYRPNWQP, encoded by the coding sequence ATGGCTGAGCCGCTTCGTACGATCGGCGATCACGGCATCATTGGCGACCTTGAAACCGTCGCTCTGGTCGCGCGTGACGGGACCATTGACTACTTGTGTTGGCCGGCGCTGGACAGTCCGACCATCTTCGCCGATCTGCTGGATAACGGCAAAGGTGGAGCTTTCGAAATCAAGCCTCAACTTGATAACCCGCGTCATCTTCAGCTTTACGTCCCAGATACGAATGTCTTGATTACACGCTTCATGGCAGAAAGCGGCAGTGCGGAAGTAGCTGACTTCATGCCACAACCCGAAGCCCGGATGCGTGCAGGCCGGTGTGAGCGTGGTCTCATTCGCCGGTTGACCGTGACAAGCGGAGAGGTGACATTCACTGTGCGTTGCGCGCCTCGCTTCGATTACGCTCGCCATAGCCCTGAGGTCGCAGCCACTGAAGGCGGCGTATGCTTCAAGGGCGAAGAACTGTCCTTATCCCTTTTTGCCTCCATTCCGCTTGACTCACATGCAGCGGAAGCGACTGCACGCTTTACGCTGTCGAAAGGGGAGAGTGCATGGTTCGTCCTGGGCGACAGTACCATGCCACCACCCGATGATGCCCTGGTGTCGTCGTTGATAGAGGAAACGATCAAGGCGTGGCGCTCGTGGCATGACAAATCGACCTACAATGGGCGTTGGCGTGAGCACGTGCTTCGTTCCGCGCTCGCATTGAAGCTTCTAACCTCGGCTCGTCACGGTTCGATAGCAGCCGCAGCTACTTTCTCTTTGCCTGAGGCGCTAGGGTCAGAACGCAACTGGGACTATCGGGCGACCTGGATCCGTGACGCCTCATTTACTGTCTATGCCTTCATGCGGCTTGGCTTTGTCGAAGAAGCAGAGCACTTCAATCAATGGGTCAGCGCGCGTGTTGCGAAGTGTGACCGTTCTTCTCCATTGCGCATCATGTACGCGCTTGACGGGTCGGCTATGGCCGATGAATCAGAGCTACCGCATCTTGCAGGTTACGCTGAGAGCCGACCGTTGCGGATCGGCAATACAGCTCATGCGCAGACGCAGTTGGACATCTTTGGTGAACTTCTCGACAGTGTCTATCTATCCAACAAGTATGGATCTGCAATCAGCCATGACGGCTGGGAGCATGTCCGGACTATCGTCGATCATGTGATCGACCATTGGCAGGAGCCAGACGCCGGCATTTGGGAAATCCGCTCGAAGCCTCGCCATTTTCTTCATTCCCGGTTGATGTGCTGGGTTGCGCTCGACCGGGCAATTCGGCTCGCCAACAAGCGATCGCTTGGCTCTCCTCTGCTGGCCTGGACCGAAACCCGTGACGCGATAGCCAGTGACATCTGGGATAACTTCCGCCATCCCGAGAACGGCTATTTTGTGCAGGAGCGCGGTGGAACTGAACTTGATGCGGCTCTCCTGATGATGCCGCTCGTCCGGTTTGTTTCGTCAAGCGATCCTGTCTGGCTCAAGACGCTTGATGCAATAGGAGAACAGCTCTGTGACGACGGGTTGGTTTACCGCTATCGTGGCGCTGATGGACTAGAAGGAGAAGAAGGCGCCTTCACGACCTGCACATTCTGGTATGTCGAATGTCTAGCCCGAGCCGGCCGTCTCCAGGAGGCTCAGATGAACCTGGCAAAGGGCCTTGCCTATGCCAACCATCTCAGCTTATTCGCAGAGGAAGTCGACGTGCGCGGGCTCCCGCTCGGCAATTTTCCGCAAGCCCTTAGCCATCTCGCATTCATCAGTGCCGCCTATTTCCTCGACCGTCGGCTCGACCCCGCCTATCGGCCGAATTGGCAGCCTTGA
- a CDS encoding carboxymuconolactone decarboxylase family protein produces the protein MSRLNWSEVAPEGAKALFGVHHYVIAKTNLPAELIHLVFLRVSQINGCAHCIDMHSRNLRKTMSVDKIALLPVWDEVPHLFSEQEQAALAWTEEVTNVSHTHASDEAYAAAAAAFEPRDLVDLTITIAAMNAFNRLGAPFRLPVAAKA, from the coding sequence ATGTCCCGCCTGAACTGGTCCGAAGTCGCCCCCGAGGGAGCAAAGGCACTCTTCGGTGTTCACCACTATGTCATAGCCAAGACGAACCTGCCGGCCGAACTGATCCACCTTGTCTTTCTGCGCGTGTCGCAGATCAATGGCTGCGCCCACTGCATCGACATGCACAGCCGCAATCTGCGCAAGACGATGTCTGTCGACAAGATCGCGCTGCTACCGGTGTGGGACGAGGTGCCTCACTTGTTCAGCGAGCAGGAACAGGCAGCGTTGGCCTGGACTGAAGAAGTCACGAATGTCAGCCACACCCATGCGTCAGACGAGGCTTATGCCGCTGCCGCTGCAGCTTTCGAACCAAGAGATCTGGTCGATCTCACAATCACCATAGCTGCGATGAACGCCTTTAACCGACTTGGTGCGCCGTTCCGTCTTCCGGTGGCAGCGAAGGCTTGA
- a CDS encoding ATPase domain-containing protein, translated as MADQLTAKAKTGVRGLDDILAGGLSRRHVFLLEGAPGSGKTTIALQFLLEGAKVGERCLYITLSETTEELVDSATSHGWNLRGLAEIFELVPPESLLNADQQQSLLYSSDLELGETTKLIFEAFERIKPQRVVIDSLSEIRLLAQSSLRYRRQILALKHFFAKSDATVLLLDDMTSDTLDKTVHSVVHGVVHLEQLAPDYGAERRRVRILKYRGQAYRGGYHDFIIKTGGVAVFPRLRAIEHKTGFERSLLATGIAELDRLLGGGLTRGSSTLLIGPAGTGKSLVALQFVSAAVSRGEKAAIFVFDEELGLLFARTKDMGLDLEKLRDLGLIHIEQLDAAELSPGEFAQRVRDRVADFEARTVIIDSINGYQAAMPEENGLILHMHELLQFLNRQGVNTFITVAQHGLVGDMKSPVDVTYLADSVILLRYFEADGRVRRAISVIKKRTGNHEDTIREYKIGSGGLTLGEPLSGFQGILRGVPLFVGETNLPLKTSVEDDSHS; from the coding sequence ATGGCGGACCAACTGACCGCAAAAGCAAAGACGGGTGTCAGGGGGCTCGACGATATTCTGGCAGGGGGGCTGTCCCGTCGACACGTCTTTCTGTTGGAAGGCGCGCCTGGGTCAGGGAAGACGACCATCGCCTTGCAGTTCCTGCTAGAAGGAGCCAAAGTTGGCGAGCGTTGCCTTTACATCACCTTGTCGGAAACGACTGAAGAGTTGGTCGACAGTGCAACCTCGCATGGCTGGAATTTACGCGGTCTCGCCGAAATCTTTGAACTTGTGCCGCCCGAAAGCCTCTTGAATGCGGATCAACAGCAGAGTCTGCTTTACTCATCTGATCTGGAATTAGGCGAAACTACAAAGTTAATTTTCGAAGCGTTCGAGCGCATCAAGCCGCAGCGGGTAGTCATTGATAGCCTGTCCGAAATCAGGCTTTTGGCTCAAAGCTCATTGCGTTACCGTCGACAGATACTCGCACTGAAGCATTTTTTTGCTAAATCCGACGCAACCGTTCTACTGCTGGACGACATGACATCCGACACGCTCGACAAGACCGTGCATAGCGTCGTCCATGGAGTCGTACATCTTGAGCAGCTCGCACCCGACTACGGTGCTGAGCGCCGCCGTGTGCGGATCCTTAAATATCGGGGACAGGCCTATCGTGGTGGGTATCACGACTTTATCATCAAGACAGGCGGCGTGGCGGTATTCCCGCGATTGCGGGCCATAGAACATAAGACAGGCTTTGAGCGGAGTCTGCTCGCAACCGGGATCGCCGAGTTGGATCGTCTGCTGGGCGGAGGACTGACACGTGGGTCAAGTACGCTCTTAATCGGCCCTGCCGGAACAGGAAAAAGCTTGGTTGCGCTGCAGTTTGTCAGTGCAGCAGTGTCACGCGGCGAGAAGGCAGCGATATTCGTGTTTGACGAAGAACTGGGTCTTTTGTTCGCGCGGACAAAAGATATGGGGTTGGATCTTGAGAAGCTGCGCGACTTGGGACTCATCCATATCGAGCAACTCGATGCTGCGGAGTTGTCACCTGGAGAATTTGCCCAGCGCGTACGCGATAGAGTGGCCGACTTCGAAGCGAGGACAGTGATTATCGACAGCATAAACGGGTATCAGGCAGCCATGCCCGAGGAAAACGGGCTGATCTTGCATATGCACGAGCTTCTTCAGTTCTTGAACAGGCAAGGTGTCAACACTTTTATTACGGTTGCGCAACACGGTCTTGTCGGCGATATGAAATCTCCGGTGGATGTCACCTATTTGGCCGATTCTGTGATACTTTTGCGATACTTCGAAGCTGATGGACGCGTGCGCAGGGCGATTTCGGTCATAAAAAAGCGAACTGGTAACCACGAAGATACTATTCGCGAGTACAAGATTGGCAGTGGCGGGTTAACACTTGGCGAGCCACTTTCTGGCTTCCAAGGTATCTTGCGTGGCGTACCTCTTTTTGTCGGAGAGACCAACCTCCCATTGAAGACCTCTGTTGAGGATGATAGCCATTCCTGA
- a CDS encoding RrF2 family transcriptional regulator, whose product MKLSEGVEQAIHCVAFLAGLSEEGVLSAAALAELHGVSTSYLLKHLQALSGAGIVATTPGPKGGYRLAKAPKDISLLDIVLAVEGPAPAFRCAEIRQRGPNPLPQRYFTKPCQINTAMLKAEKAYRAELAKVSVAHLLEDLGADDDGGIAARGCAFLELHERKTGNRALS is encoded by the coding sequence ATGAAATTGAGCGAAGGTGTCGAACAGGCAATTCATTGCGTGGCTTTCCTTGCCGGCTTGTCCGAGGAAGGCGTGCTGTCGGCCGCAGCACTCGCCGAACTGCACGGCGTATCGACGAGCTATTTGCTGAAGCATCTGCAGGCGCTGTCCGGCGCAGGCATCGTCGCGACGACGCCGGGCCCCAAGGGCGGCTACCGTCTGGCCAAGGCGCCGAAAGACATCAGCCTGCTCGACATCGTCCTTGCGGTTGAAGGTCCGGCGCCCGCGTTCCGATGCGCAGAGATCCGCCAGCGTGGGCCAAACCCTCTTCCGCAGCGCTACTTCACCAAGCCCTGCCAGATCAACACAGCGATGCTGAAGGCCGAGAAGGCCTATCGCGCAGAACTCGCCAAGGTGTCCGTCGCGCACCTTCTGGAGGACCTCGGCGCAGACGACGACGGCGGTATCGCCGCCCGAGGATGCGCCTTCCTTGAACTCCATGAACGCAAGACGGGCAATCGCGCCTTGTCATAG
- a CDS encoding SDR family oxidoreductase, translated as MTKIKKVVVIGGTGLIGSKAVKLLQDAGHEAVVASSRNGINAYTGEGLQAALAGVDAVIDVSNMMSFDKDVITDFFGTSSRNLTSAEQAAGVYNHVTLSIVNADQLAANPYMAGKLTQEEAVASSGQAYTIVRATQFHEFIETLTGAYAADGAVKVPDIDFQPIAATDVAAALVQAALGEPKNETIDLAGPERAPFGSFIRAYLDAKGDVRPVTADAAVDYFGAPVAKGSLVPGGEYIKGQITIAQWLKA; from the coding sequence ATGACCAAGATAAAGAAGGTCGTCGTCATCGGCGGCACGGGCCTGATCGGATCGAAGGCAGTGAAATTGCTCCAGGACGCTGGCCACGAAGCCGTCGTCGCCAGCTCCCGCAACGGAATCAACGCCTATACGGGCGAAGGACTGCAAGCCGCGCTCGCGGGCGTCGACGCCGTCATCGACGTCTCAAACATGATGTCGTTCGACAAGGACGTCATCACCGACTTTTTCGGGACGTCGAGCCGGAACTTGACGAGCGCCGAACAGGCTGCGGGCGTGTACAATCACGTTACCCTCTCAATCGTCAACGCTGACCAGCTTGCGGCTAATCCTTACATGGCTGGCAAGCTGACGCAGGAAGAGGCCGTCGCATCCTCGGGTCAAGCCTATACCATCGTCAGGGCAACACAGTTTCACGAGTTCATCGAAACCCTGACCGGCGCCTATGCAGCCGACGGCGCGGTCAAGGTGCCGGATATCGACTTCCAGCCGATCGCGGCCACCGATGTGGCCGCCGCTCTCGTGCAAGCCGCGCTGGGCGAGCCGAAGAATGAAACGATCGATCTTGCTGGACCGGAACGGGCACCGTTCGGTTCCTTTATCCGGGCATATCTCGATGCAAAGGGCGACGTCCGGCCGGTGACCGCAGACGCCGCGGTTGATTACTTCGGCGCTCCTGTCGCGAAGGGTTCACTGGTGCCCGGCGGGGAGTACATCAAAGGCCAGATCACCATTGCGCAATGGCTGAAGGCTTGA
- a CDS encoding SDR family oxidoreductase gives MTQFIDLKGRRALITGGTSGAGAATVRLFKALGARVLTTARKKPADFSGAAFVEADLTTIAGVKTVVDAVSQELGGIDILVNVLGGSSAPSGGFAALTDDEWEKEFNLNFFPAVRLDRALIPGMVAQGSGVVIHVTSIQRHLPLPEATTGYASAKGALNTYSKSISKEVSPKGVRVVRVSPGWIANPGANGLALRIAEEARIDYEKAVQVIMNSLGGIPLGRPAKPEEVADLIAFLASDRAASITGTEHVIDGGTVPTA, from the coding sequence ATGACACAATTTATTGACCTGAAAGGCCGTCGCGCCCTCATCACTGGTGGGACCTCGGGTGCAGGCGCAGCAACAGTGCGTTTGTTCAAGGCGCTCGGCGCTCGCGTTCTGACCACTGCCCGCAAGAAGCCCGCAGACTTCTCCGGCGCAGCGTTTGTCGAAGCCGATCTGACCACCATCGCGGGGGTTAAGACCGTCGTGGACGCGGTGAGCCAAGAACTCGGCGGCATTGATATCCTTGTAAATGTGCTGGGGGGCTCGTCCGCCCCTTCAGGCGGCTTTGCAGCGCTGACCGACGATGAATGGGAAAAGGAGTTCAATCTGAACTTTTTTCCGGCGGTCCGGCTGGATCGCGCACTCATTCCCGGGATGGTCGCTCAGGGAAGCGGCGTCGTCATCCACGTGACCTCGATCCAGAGACACCTCCCGCTACCGGAAGCGACGACTGGCTACGCTTCAGCCAAGGGGGCGCTCAACACCTACAGCAAAAGCATTTCCAAGGAGGTTTCTCCGAAAGGTGTGCGGGTGGTGCGGGTCTCTCCCGGTTGGATCGCCAATCCGGGGGCCAACGGTCTCGCTCTGCGCATCGCCGAGGAAGCCAGAATTGACTACGAAAAGGCAGTGCAGGTTATCATGAATTCACTGGGCGGCATACCGCTTGGACGTCCGGCCAAGCCGGAAGAGGTTGCTGATTTGATTGCGTTTCTCGCATCGGATCGAGCCGCATCAATCACAGGAACCGAGCATGTAATCGACGGAGGGACCGTCCCAACCGCTTGA